Part of the Paramisgurnus dabryanus chromosome 21, PD_genome_1.1, whole genome shotgun sequence genome, gtactatggaactctttggtaccaaatatgtatctctgaggtactgatatgcactctttggtaccaaatatgtacctctgaggtacaaaaatgcactctttggtaccaaatatatacttctgaggtactatggaactctttggtaccaaatatatacttctgaggtactaatatgcactctttggtaccaaatatatacttctgaggtactatgaactttttggtaccaaatatatacttctaaggtactaatatgcattctTTGGTAACAAAAGATGtatctctgaggtactaatatgcactctttagtacCAAATATGTACTTTAGATGGACTGATAtgtactctttggtaccaaaaaTGTACTTCTGAGCTactatgaactctttggtaccaaatatgtacttctgaggtactaatatgcactctttggtaccaaatatatacaaatatgtatctctgaggtactaatatgacctcttTGGTTCCAAATATATACttctgatgtactaatatgcaatCTTTGGTACcagatatgtacctctgaggtactaaaatgcactctttggtaccaaatatgtatctctgaggtactgatatgcactctttggtaccaaaatgtacttctgaggtactatgAACTTTTTTGTaccaaatatgtacctttgaggtactaatatgcactcttcgTTGCcaaatatgtacctctgaggtactaatatgcactctttaggtgcaaaggtgtaatttttgaaagggtaccgccctTTCAGTATATGTCGAAAATATGTCCTAATTTTTCCTTTGGATTATTCCCTCTCAGGTCTGCTAAGAAAGGATGGGACGAGGAAAAGGGTAAAGTACCCTCAGATAACAAAGCTCAGTGTCTGTGGGACAACATCACCATGTCGATGAAGCAGATCACACCTACGAGGAAGCCGGATAAAATGGAATGCTGGGAACCTCCTCAGATGAGCAACAGAACTGAGGAAAAGTCTGAGTCTGAAAAGAAGCTCGACTCTTCCCCGCTCGCTTCTAATCTGTCCCTATCTCTGCCGTCCTGGGTGGGTTTGGGTTTGGAGGAGGACTCATCTCGCTACGCCAGTCTGACTGAGTCACAGACAGGAGGTCCTGCCCAGTGGGCGGCTCGTGCGCGAGATAAATTGGCCGCCGTCCGTCGGAAAAGCCCAGCCAGTCTGTCAGAGAGCACGTGGGAGGGGCTTAAATGATTTATTACGAGGCACCATTCCTTGTTTGTAAGAGAGGCCACGCCCCTCATGTAGCAACTCTGATTGGACAGCTTATGGTTTCAGAGTAACTAAAGCTTTTGATAAGATGTAGGATGGTCAGTATGAAATCAACAGTGCCTGCTCAGATGAttcgttttcattttttggtttGTATGGAAGGATATACAGTACAATGGAGATACAGCCACCTCGACCATTGACACACACGTGCACCCTAGATAGTGACCAATGTTTATGGCCTCTCATAGATTATTTTCAGCCTTTAAACGCTCAATTTCACCCATCACTACAGTTATGAGTACCATGAATTAAAACCCACAAACAGATTTTGTGTCTCCATGATCACTCCTGATGAGTGTCTATGGTTTATATCCAATGGTTATTCGATCATATTGGTTTGTGATTAATTTATTACGTTACGTAGTTGAAGCGTGAATGTAAAATGATGCAGAAATGCCTTCCATTGTATCAACTGTGATCAGAATACATGTATAGTCACTATCGCCTGCTGATTTAGCATAACTGCTATAACAATCATAATGTACTGTAGACGTTTTACTCTATGCATTAGTCTTCTCGCTGTTATCCCAAATATCGATTGTGCCAACAAAAGTATttactgaacctttttggccaATAGGAAGATTACAAAAATTGTAGGGCAGCGCTTTTGAATTGCGAAGCTATGTGAAGGTTCTCGTTACATCGATGGATATTGACTTGTACTTTCTTTCAAGCTCTAATGTGACCTAAATTTGCTTATACATgtaggttaaagggatagttcatccaaattATGTTGTTCTGAACCTGCATGAGTTTCTTTCCTCTgttgaagatattttgataaatgatggtaaacacagttgacagtaccccttccatagtagaaataacatactatagaagtcaatgggagATGTCAGCCATGTTTAACAGAGGAAATAAACTCtcacaggtttagaacaacatgagagaGAGGAAATTATgacacaattttatttttaggcaaactgtccctttaatttgAAAAACACTAATCAAGTTAGGTTGAAATTAACTAGGTTAACGCTGCATTACGGTGGAATTTTAGGAATGAGAGGAGCACACCTGTTTTTGGTGCCCAGAGGTCAACATCTTGAATCGTCTTCTTTATCACAAAGTGCATTTTGGTTTTAATGGTTGCTGTGCCTCAACAAGTCATGTTGTCTTGGTTATAGTGTCTTAATGCAaccaaaaaaaaatgtgaaaagaaaAGTGAGAACTGGAGATCTTTTATCTGTTTTGTCTAAACACTCTCAACATGTGGAAATGACAATCACCCTTTACATTAGTTTAAcataaaaatctattttataTCTAAACCATTGGCTGAtgccattaaagggatagttcggccaaaaacgatattaaacccatgatttactcacccccaagctgtccgagttgcatatgtccatcgtttttcagacaaacacattttcggatattttagaaaatattttagatctttctgttgattaaatgtaatgttacggggtccagcaatagtccacgaccttcaagtccaaaaaaagtgcgtccatccttcacaaattaaatccaaacggctccaggatgataaacaaaggtcttctgtgggtaatccgtgcggtgttgttgtagaaatatccatatttaaaatgttattaacgttataaactaccttccggtagcgccaccatcttagaGTGAcgcgcattcaggatgagagcttctctgctgctgctctgtccccccgccctccgaatttgtcatacgtcactaagaaaagtgcatacactacgctaatactctctcctgagtctaagatggcggcgctaccggaaggtagtttataacgttaataacattttaaatatggatatttctacaacaacaccgcacggattacccacagaagacctttgtttatcatcctggagccgtttggatttaatttgtgaaggacagacgcacttttttggacttgaaggtcgtggactattgctggaccccgtaacattacatttaatcaacagaaagatctaaaatattttctaaaatatccgaacatgtgtttgtctgaaaaacgatggacatatgcaactcggacagcttgggggtgagtaaatcatgggtttaatatcgtttttggccgaactatccctttaaatcgcCTAAAATATTGCCATTTTATTGCAGATTtactttaagaaaatgtttttgtgttatCT contains:
- the LOC135775282 gene encoding testis development-related protein; the protein is MFKKSKGKVLVDEASEEDDVSWHHEHAIDKDKDSEGTEEVLSPSTKDSKLKKVKSKRERGDKKLFPSQDDEQILLTGQTVSPRKGSAKKGWDEEKGKVPSDNKAQCLWDNITMSMKQITPTRKPDKMECWEPPQMSNRTEEKSESEKKLDSSPLASNLSLSLPSWVGLGLEEDSSRYASLTESQTGGPAQWAARARDKLAAVRRKSPASLSESTWEGLK